A stretch of the Notamacropus eugenii isolate mMacEug1 chromosome 2, mMacEug1.pri_v2, whole genome shotgun sequence genome encodes the following:
- the LOC140524066 gene encoding olfactory receptor 10K1-like — MEKTNETAVSEFVFLGFSALAEFQRLLFVLFLLLYLFTLGTNAVILSTILLERALHTPMYFFLGILSCFETCYTFVIVPKMLVDLLSQKKTISFLGCVVQMLTFLFLGCSHSFLLAAMGYDRYVAICNPLRYTVLMSHGTCVGLVAAACACGFTVALIITTLVFHLPFHSSNQLHHFFCDISPVLKLASHHTSLSQMIIFMLSVLVLVIPLLLILVSYIHIISAILKIPSTVGRYKAFSTCASHLIVVTVHYGCASFIYLRPKTNYTSSQDALISVSYTILTPLFNPMIYSLRNKEFKAALWRAMGQNLCPKIAGTTSLS; from the coding sequence ATGGAGAAGACCAATGAGACAGCTGTGAGTGAATTTGTCTTTCTTGGCTTCTCAGCCCTGGCTGAATTTCAGCGGCTGCTGTTTGTGTTGTTCCTTCTCCTCTACTTGTTCACTCTGGGCACCAATGCTGTGATCTTGTCTACTATCCTGCTGGAGCGAGCCCTCCATACTCCCATGTATTTCTTCCTTGGAATACTGTCTTGTTTTGAGACCTGCTACACCTTTGTCATTGTTCCCAAGATGCTAGTAGATCTGCTGtcccagaagaaaacaatttccttTTTGGGCTGTGTTGTCCAGATGCTCACCTTCCTCTTCCTTGGTTGTTCCCACTCTTTCCTGCTGGCAGCCATGGGCTATGACCGCTATGTGGCCATCTGCAATCCCCTACGCTATACAGTGTTGATGAGTCATGGCACTTGTGTGGGACTAGTGGCTGCAGCCTGTGCCTGTGGATTTACTGTTGCCTTGATCATCACCACTCTTGTGTTTCACTTGCCCTTCCACTCCTCCAACCAGCTCCATCACTTCTTCTGTGACATCTCTCCTGTTCTTAAGCTGGCCTCTCACCATACCAGTCTCAGTCAGATGATCATCTTCATGCTTAGTGTCTTGGTCCTAGTCATTCCTCTACTCTTAATCCTGGTTTCCTATATCCATATCATCTCTGCCATCCTCAAGATTCCCTCTACTGTGGGCAGGTACAAAGCCTTCTCCACCTGTGCTTCTCATCTTATTGTTGTCACTGTTCACTATGGTTGTGCCTCCTTTATCTATTTGAGGCCCAAGACCAATTATACCTCAAGCCAAGATGCTCTGATATCTGTGTCTTATACCATTCTAACCCCGTTATTCAATCCCATGATTTACAGTTTGAGAAACAAGGAGTTCAAAGCAGCTCTTTGGCGAGCAATGGGGCAAAACTTGTGTCCTAAAATTGCAGGGACCACATCCCTTTCTTGA